The following are encoded in a window of Amycolatopsis lexingtonensis genomic DNA:
- a CDS encoding purine-cytosine permease family protein: MASTVGVDDYALTRVPDHARYSWWSVAVQRFGQVSALSQFLLGATVGFGMSFWNAVLAFTLGSVILELITILVGVIGVREGLSTSMIARWTGFGRGGSALIGLAIGISLIGWFGIQSAVSAQGLVALIGGLPEWGWALLFGLLVTAIVVRGFHSMAWTAYLTVPAFLILVGWSIISELTRHDLGSLVSSAPPGPALSLLQGTTLVAGGFIVGAVITPDMTRFNRSTSDVVKQTLVGITLGEYVIGLSGVLLAHAVGSAGITTIVTSSVGWIGLLIVIAGTMKINDWNLYSSGLGVVNFIGTVSGRKAHRGLVTAVLGVAGSLLAAAGILAKFTDFLTVLGVAFPPIAGIMVAEYFVVKKWRGDLEAARARGTVPEDAPVWVPATLVVWIAAALFGEFVDWGLPSINSLVVAFVLYVVAGKLGLVRGIGSSRTADAEPAPAV; this comes from the coding sequence GTGGCCTCAACAGTCGGTGTCGATGACTATGCCCTCACCAGAGTGCCGGACCACGCCCGGTACTCGTGGTGGTCGGTCGCCGTCCAGCGGTTCGGCCAGGTGTCCGCCCTGTCCCAGTTCCTGCTCGGAGCCACCGTCGGCTTCGGGATGAGCTTCTGGAACGCGGTGCTGGCCTTCACGCTCGGCTCGGTCATCCTGGAGCTCATCACCATCCTCGTCGGCGTCATCGGCGTCCGCGAGGGCCTCTCGACGTCCATGATCGCCCGCTGGACCGGCTTCGGCCGCGGCGGCTCGGCGCTCATCGGGCTCGCCATCGGAATCAGCCTCATCGGCTGGTTCGGTATCCAGTCGGCAGTATCCGCGCAGGGGCTCGTCGCGCTCATCGGCGGCCTGCCGGAGTGGGGCTGGGCGCTGCTGTTCGGCCTGCTCGTCACCGCGATCGTCGTGCGCGGCTTCCATTCCATGGCCTGGACGGCCTACCTCACCGTGCCGGCGTTCCTGATCCTCGTCGGCTGGTCGATCATCTCCGAACTGACCCGCCACGACCTCGGCTCGCTCGTGTCCTCGGCCCCGCCCGGCCCGGCGCTGAGCCTGCTGCAGGGCACCACGCTGGTCGCCGGCGGCTTCATCGTCGGCGCCGTCATCACCCCGGACATGACCCGCTTCAACCGGTCCACTTCGGACGTCGTCAAGCAGACGCTCGTCGGCATCACCCTCGGCGAGTACGTCATCGGCCTGTCCGGCGTCCTGCTCGCCCACGCCGTCGGCAGCGCCGGCATCACCACCATCGTGACGTCGTCGGTCGGCTGGATCGGCCTGCTCATCGTCATCGCCGGCACGATGAAGATCAACGACTGGAACCTGTACTCGTCGGGACTCGGCGTCGTGAACTTCATCGGCACGGTGTCCGGGCGCAAGGCCCACCGCGGCTTGGTGACCGCCGTGCTCGGCGTCGCGGGCAGCCTGCTCGCCGCGGCCGGGATCCTGGCGAAGTTCACCGACTTCCTCACCGTGCTGGGCGTCGCGTTCCCGCCGATCGCCGGGATCATGGTCGCCGAGTACTTCGTCGTGAAGAAGTGGCGCGGAGACCTGGAAGCCGCGCGGGCGCGGGGAACCGTGCCCGAGGACGCGCCGGTGTGGGTGCCCGCCACCCTCGTCGTCTGGATCGCCGCCGCGCTGTTCGGCGAGTTCGTCGACTGGGGCCTGCCGAGCATCAACTCGCTCGTCGTGGCCTTCGTCCTCTACGTCGTCGCCGGGAAGCTCGGGCTCGTGCGGGGGATCGGCAGCAGCCGGACCGCCGACGCCGAACCCGCTCCCGCCGTCTAG
- a CDS encoding hydantoinase/oxoprolinase N-terminal domain-containing protein → MRIGIDVGGTNTDAVLLDGRQVLASVKTSTTADVTSGIVAAIDGLQRQRAFDPAAVRAVMIGTTHFINALVEAHRLAPTAAVRLSLPAGASLPPMVDWPQRLVDAVSGRSYLVHGGHEFDGRHIAELDESELRKAADDMGEAGVRSVAITSVFSPVNAEFEARAAEIIAAQLPDVAISLSHEIGRIGLLERENATVINAALRELAAHIVDGLAASVTGAGITAPLYLSQNDGTLMDVDFARRYPVATFASGPTNSMRGAAVLSGLDTCAVVDVGGTTSDVGVLRQGFPREATTDVSVAGIRTNFRMPDVLSIGIGGGSRVRGNVTVGPDSVGYELTSKALVFGGDTLTATDIAVAAGRAEIGDPSLVSHLDRSLVRAALDRIAADVSDVVERMRTSAEPLPVVAVGGGSVLLPDELAGCGEVHRPENYAVANAIGAAIAQIGGEVDRVYVIEPGRREAVVDEAKQEAVDRAVAAGASPASVGIVDFDEVPIPYLPGNATRIRVKAVGDLQLGA, encoded by the coding sequence GTGCGCATCGGCATCGACGTCGGCGGCACCAACACCGACGCTGTCCTGCTCGACGGCCGTCAGGTGCTCGCCTCGGTCAAGACCAGCACGACCGCGGACGTCACTTCGGGCATCGTCGCCGCGATCGACGGCCTGCAGCGGCAACGCGCGTTCGACCCGGCGGCGGTGCGGGCGGTGATGATCGGCACCACGCACTTCATCAACGCCCTCGTCGAGGCCCACCGGCTCGCGCCGACCGCGGCCGTGCGGCTGAGCCTGCCGGCCGGGGCGTCGCTGCCGCCGATGGTCGACTGGCCGCAGCGGCTCGTCGACGCGGTGTCTGGGCGCAGCTACCTGGTCCACGGTGGACACGAGTTCGACGGGCGGCACATCGCGGAGCTCGACGAGAGCGAGCTGCGCAAGGCCGCCGACGACATGGGGGAGGCCGGGGTGCGCAGCGTCGCCATCACCTCGGTCTTCTCCCCGGTCAACGCCGAGTTCGAGGCCCGCGCGGCCGAGATCATCGCCGCGCAGCTGCCGGACGTCGCGATCTCGCTGTCCCACGAGATCGGCCGGATCGGGTTGCTGGAGCGGGAAAACGCGACGGTGATCAACGCGGCGCTGCGCGAGCTGGCCGCGCACATCGTCGACGGGCTGGCCGCGTCGGTCACCGGCGCGGGCATCACCGCGCCGCTCTACCTGAGCCAGAACGACGGCACGCTGATGGACGTCGACTTCGCCCGCCGCTACCCGGTGGCGACGTTCGCGTCCGGGCCGACGAACTCGATGCGCGGCGCGGCCGTGCTGTCCGGTTTGGACACCTGTGCGGTGGTCGACGTCGGTGGCACCACTTCGGACGTCGGCGTGCTGCGGCAAGGCTTTCCGCGTGAGGCGACCACCGACGTCAGCGTCGCGGGCATCCGGACCAACTTCCGGATGCCGGACGTGCTGTCGATCGGCATCGGTGGCGGCAGCCGGGTGCGCGGGAACGTCACCGTGGGCCCGGACTCGGTCGGCTACGAACTGACGTCGAAGGCACTGGTCTTCGGCGGGGACACGCTCACCGCGACCGACATCGCGGTCGCCGCGGGTCGCGCGGAGATCGGTGATCCGTCGCTGGTGTCGCATTTGGACCGTTCACTGGTGCGGGCCGCGCTGGACAGGATCGCCGCGGACGTGTCCGATGTGGTCGAACGGATGCGGACGTCGGCCGAGCCGCTGCCGGTGGTGGCGGTCGGCGGTGGCTCGGTGCTGCTGCCGGACGAGCTGGCCGGCTGCGGCGAGGTGCACCGGCCGGAGAACTACGCGGTGGCCAACGCGATCGGCGCGGCCATCGCGCAGATCGGCGGCGAAGTCGACCGCGTCTACGTGATCGAGCCCGGCCGGCGGGAAGCCGTGGTCGACGAGGCGAAGCAGGAGGCAGTCGACCGCGCGGTCGCCGCCGGTGCGTCGCCGGCGTCGGTCGGCATCGTCGACTTCGACGAGGTGCCCATCCCGTACCTGCCCGGCAACGCCACGCGCATCCGCGTCAAGGCCGTCGGCGACCTGCAGCTGGGGGCGTGA
- a CDS encoding DUF917 domain-containing protein has protein sequence MREITEHDLDDIARGAAILGTGGGGDPYIGRLLALSAVRSHGPVPLVPLAEVGDDAVVLPVAMMGAPTVMVEKLPSAEQVGLAARTLAGYLGKELTHIACAEAGGVNSLIPVVAAAQLGLPLVDADGMGRAFPELQMVLPTLYGIRATPMSIADEKGNRGVLDTIDNRWAERLARSATIDMGCSAMISNYAMSGGQARESLVPGTLSLCAELGALVRAARASHEDPVARVVERLGGRRLFTGKVVDVARRTVTGFARGEAKLSGMDGDSGAELVLRFQNEHLVAERDGVVQASVPDLICTLERESGEAVTTEGLRYGQRVTVIAAPADPRWHTPEGIALAGPRYFGYDIDPIGVAG, from the coding sequence ATGCGCGAGATCACCGAACACGACCTCGACGACATCGCCCGCGGTGCCGCCATCCTCGGCACCGGCGGCGGTGGCGACCCGTACATCGGCAGGCTGCTGGCGCTGTCGGCGGTCCGCTCGCACGGTCCGGTGCCGCTGGTCCCGCTGGCCGAGGTGGGGGACGACGCCGTCGTGCTGCCGGTGGCGATGATGGGCGCGCCCACGGTGATGGTGGAGAAGCTGCCCTCGGCCGAGCAGGTGGGCCTGGCCGCGCGCACGCTCGCCGGCTACCTCGGCAAGGAGCTGACGCACATCGCGTGCGCCGAAGCCGGTGGAGTCAACTCGCTCATCCCGGTCGTCGCGGCCGCGCAGCTCGGCCTGCCGCTGGTCGACGCCGACGGCATGGGCCGCGCGTTCCCCGAGCTGCAGATGGTACTTCCCACACTGTATGGAATCCGCGCGACTCCGATGTCGATTGCCGACGAAAAGGGCAACCGCGGAGTATTGGATACCATCGACAACCGGTGGGCGGAGCGCCTGGCGCGGTCGGCGACGATCGACATGGGCTGCTCGGCGATGATCAGCAACTACGCGATGTCCGGCGGGCAGGCGCGGGAGTCCCTGGTGCCGGGCACGCTGAGCCTGTGCGCGGAGCTGGGCGCGCTGGTCCGCGCCGCGCGCGCTTCGCACGAGGATCCCGTCGCCCGGGTCGTCGAGCGGCTCGGCGGGCGGCGGCTGTTCACCGGCAAGGTCGTCGACGTCGCCCGCCGGACGGTCACCGGTTTCGCCCGCGGCGAGGCGAAACTGTCCGGAATGGACGGCGACAGTGGTGCGGAACTGGTGCTGCGCTTCCAGAACGAGCACCTGGTGGCCGAGCGCGACGGCGTCGTCCAAGCGTCGGTGCCCGACCTGATCTGCACGCTGGAGCGTGAATCCGGCGAGGCCGTGACGACCGAAGGGCTGCGGTACGGCCAGCGCGTCACCGTGATCGCCGCGCCCGCCGACCCGCGCTGGCACACGCCGGAGGGCATCGCGCTCGCCGGGCCGCGGTACTTCGGCTACGACATCGACCCGATCGGGGTGGCCGGGTGA
- a CDS encoding DUF917 domain-containing protein, protein MSWILTEDDLPDLARGAAVLGTGGGGDPYVGRLLVREAIREHGPITVLDPSEVDDDALVIPTAQMGAPTVVHEKLPNGAEPVLALRTLEKHLGKRADATMPIECGGINSMIPLIVGARLGLPVVDADGMGRAFPELQMETFGVYGIPGSPMAIGGERGETTVIDTGADNKRMEWLARGITIRLGGVAHIAEYAMSGADVKRTAVPQTLSLALTVGRTIREARERNEDPVERLASALRSTPYQHLRVLFRGKVSDVERRTEAGFARGRAAAVSFDGASKLEILFQNENLLATVDGTVRCVVPDLICVLESATAEPITTETLRYGQRVTVVGISTPPLMRTPEALATFGPGAFGLPHEFVPVEEI, encoded by the coding sequence GTGAGCTGGATCCTGACCGAGGACGACCTGCCCGACCTCGCCCGCGGCGCCGCCGTGCTCGGCACCGGCGGTGGCGGCGACCCGTACGTCGGGCGGCTGCTCGTGCGCGAGGCCATCCGGGAGCACGGGCCGATCACCGTCCTCGACCCGTCCGAAGTGGACGACGACGCCCTGGTGATTCCGACCGCGCAGATGGGCGCGCCGACGGTGGTGCACGAGAAGCTGCCCAACGGCGCCGAGCCCGTGCTGGCCTTGCGGACGCTGGAAAAGCACCTCGGGAAGCGCGCGGACGCGACCATGCCGATCGAGTGCGGGGGCATCAACTCGATGATCCCGCTGATCGTCGGCGCCCGGCTCGGGCTGCCGGTGGTCGACGCCGACGGCATGGGCCGGGCGTTCCCGGAGCTGCAGATGGAAACGTTCGGTGTATACGGTATCCCGGGCTCGCCGATGGCGATCGGCGGCGAACGCGGCGAGACGACCGTGATCGACACCGGCGCGGACAACAAGCGGATGGAATGGCTGGCCCGCGGGATCACCATCCGGCTCGGCGGGGTCGCGCACATCGCCGAGTACGCGATGAGCGGCGCCGACGTGAAGCGGACCGCCGTGCCGCAAACGCTTTCGCTGGCGCTGACCGTGGGTCGGACGATCCGGGAAGCGCGTGAGCGCAACGAGGACCCGGTCGAGCGGTTGGCGTCGGCGTTGCGCTCGACGCCATACCAGCACCTGCGGGTGCTGTTCCGCGGCAAGGTGTCCGATGTGGAGCGCCGCACCGAGGCGGGCTTCGCGCGCGGCCGGGCGGCGGCGGTGTCGTTCGACGGTGCGAGCAAGCTGGAGATCCTGTTCCAGAACGAGAACCTGCTGGCCACTGTGGACGGAACCGTGCGGTGCGTGGTGCCGGACCTGATCTGCGTCCTCGAGTCGGCCACGGCCGAGCCGATCACCACCGAAACGCTGCGCTACGGCCAGCGCGTCACCGTGGTCGGCATCTCGACCCCGCCGCTGATGCGGACGCCGGAAGCGCTGGCCACCTTCGGCCCGGGTGCGTTCGGGCTGCCACACGAGTTCGTCCCCGTGGAGGAGATCTGA
- a CDS encoding SDR family oxidoreductase, protein MSLAGKHVVIIGGGSGIGREVARRSAAAGASVHLGGRTAEKLSAAAEDIGGTWQVVDNTDQDSLAAFFGALDRVDHLFTPGASYTVGPLRELSDSDAASPFVMKFWGQYHAVKHAVPKLAPDASIVLMSGAASVRPPGAAPAYVACNAAVEGLGRGLAVELAPVRVNVVAPGTIDGDLWAGRPADVREASFDQYSRDTLLHRVGKESEVADAVLYLFGSTYTTGSTLYPDGGYALR, encoded by the coding sequence ATGAGCTTGGCCGGGAAGCACGTCGTGATCATCGGCGGCGGCTCGGGCATCGGGCGGGAGGTGGCCCGGCGGTCCGCCGCGGCCGGGGCTTCGGTCCACCTCGGCGGGCGGACCGCGGAGAAGCTGTCGGCGGCGGCCGAGGACATCGGCGGGACCTGGCAGGTCGTCGACAACACCGATCAGGACTCGCTGGCCGCGTTCTTCGGTGCGCTCGACCGCGTCGACCACCTCTTCACGCCCGGCGCGTCCTACACCGTCGGGCCGCTGCGGGAGCTGAGCGATTCCGACGCGGCCAGCCCGTTCGTGATGAAGTTCTGGGGCCAGTACCACGCCGTCAAGCACGCGGTCCCGAAGCTGGCGCCCGATGCGTCGATCGTGCTGATGTCCGGCGCGGCGAGCGTCCGGCCGCCCGGCGCCGCGCCCGCGTACGTCGCCTGCAACGCCGCCGTCGAAGGGCTCGGGCGGGGGCTCGCGGTCGAGCTGGCGCCGGTCCGGGTGAACGTCGTCGCGCCGGGGACCATCGACGGCGACCTGTGGGCCGGGCGGCCCGCGGACGTCCGGGAGGCGAGCTTCGACCAGTACTCGCGTGACACGCTGCTGCACCGCGTGGGGAAGGAGTCCGAAGTGGCCGACGCGGTGCTGTACCTGTTCGGCAGCACGTACACCACCGGGTCGACGCTCTACCCCGACGGTGGGTACGCGCTGCGCTGA
- a CDS encoding DUF917 domain-containing protein, whose protein sequence is MRIAAGDVAALERGVALLGSGGGGDTVTAAVLLRRLVEGGRSLGVSPVAELSPSARVVPVGVVGATAAFTEKLPGGDEFAAAVAAVERWTGERADALMSIEIGGLNGLLPLVVAEQLGLAYADADLSGRGLPRLDQFSVAATGRGIAPAALAEPGGQVVVLAAGSDAVIERGTRAFLAGSGGWAAFALAPIPAGELAGCAVLGTTSGALALGRRVLAAGESPAREALEAALDGSVLARGRVLEVARHVGPGQHGSPGFGRGSVTLADHRDGALLRLEMENEYLLALRDGAPVASTPDVLSVLDHRTGVPVSCDAIRAGVEVDVVRLAAAPFWTDPRWLPVVRPRAYGIDCDPVGLP, encoded by the coding sequence ATGCGCATCGCCGCCGGTGACGTGGCCGCCCTCGAACGCGGGGTGGCCCTGCTCGGGTCCGGGGGTGGCGGGGACACCGTCACCGCCGCCGTGCTGCTGCGCCGGCTGGTCGAGGGCGGTCGCTCGCTCGGTGTTTCACCGGTGGCCGAGCTGTCCCCGTCAGCCCGGGTGGTGCCGGTCGGCGTCGTCGGCGCGACGGCGGCGTTCACCGAGAAGCTGCCCGGCGGCGACGAGTTCGCGGCCGCGGTGGCTGCCGTCGAACGCTGGACCGGCGAGCGCGCCGACGCGCTGATGTCCATCGAGATCGGCGGCCTCAACGGGCTGCTGCCGCTGGTGGTGGCCGAGCAGCTCGGGCTCGCCTACGCCGACGCCGACCTCTCCGGCCGCGGCCTGCCCCGGCTCGACCAGTTCTCCGTCGCCGCTACCGGCCGCGGGATCGCGCCGGCCGCGCTGGCCGAACCCGGCGGTCAGGTGGTGGTGCTGGCGGCCGGGTCCGACGCCGTCATCGAGCGGGGGACCCGCGCGTTCCTGGCCGGCTCCGGCGGCTGGGCGGCGTTCGCCCTCGCGCCCATCCCGGCCGGGGAACTGGCCGGGTGCGCCGTATTGGGCACGACGAGCGGCGCGCTGGCACTCGGCCGCCGCGTGCTGGCCGCGGGGGAGAGCCCGGCGCGCGAGGCGCTCGAAGCGGCGTTGGACGGCTCGGTGCTGGCCCGCGGCCGGGTCCTCGAAGTCGCGCGGCACGTCGGGCCGGGGCAGCACGGCAGCCCGGGTTTCGGCCGCGGCAGCGTCACACTGGCCGACCACCGCGACGGCGCGCTGCTGCGGCTGGAAATGGAGAACGAATACCTGCTGGCGCTGCGAGACGGCGCACCGGTGGCGTCCACCCCGGACGTGCTGTCGGTGCTCGACCACCGCACCGGCGTGCCGGTGTCGTGCGACGCGATCCGCGCCGGCGTGGAGGTCGACGTGGTGCGCCTGGCGGCGGCGCCGTTCTGGACCGACCCGCGCTGGCTGCCGGTGGTGCGCCCGCGCGCGTACGGCATCGACTGCGACCCGGTGGGCCTCCCGTGA
- a CDS encoding PucR family transcriptional regulator, with the protein MSLRRVLALPGWAEHVRVVAGAAGLDRPLATVQATLDASRVPAAGELTVVVRPVAGTDWRIDALLRRCADAGAAAVLLPGAAPLTASRLLADRLAVPLLGTEASPLDLLVEARLLLAAPELDRAGLLLATHRALGDRLRPPEEVVAVLRRLLRSPVAVLDDRGAPLAGEVTGRVRLDEPVPQRTELDDGVLVAHPVLLQRPALWLAAELRGTEAARADVVPPALAVAAGVLQRWLLANRLELERDARSRTALLGDLLRLDTEPGADLRRRVADAGWRLGGWHVGLHIGVPAAVDTVARTQDVVRALRAEDVEAVVVEHDDGWTGWVTFDHEPTAARVRSLATRLQAAHRTLRLGAHMGVGRPHARPEGLAATLAEARDAARLAATRPETGHFLHVDQLGMAQLLLEWTRTDTFEPAARALIAPLLDAPGDLVRTLAAYLDAESSLAETATVLGVHRNTVAARVARISQLLGVDLSRPDERLALHLASRAVTLD; encoded by the coding sequence GTGAGCTTGCGGCGGGTGCTCGCGTTGCCGGGCTGGGCGGAGCACGTCCGGGTGGTCGCCGGCGCGGCCGGGCTCGACCGTCCACTCGCGACGGTTCAGGCCACTTTGGACGCTTCGCGCGTGCCGGCGGCGGGGGAGCTGACCGTCGTCGTCCGGCCGGTCGCCGGGACGGACTGGCGGATCGACGCCCTCCTGCGCCGCTGTGCCGACGCCGGGGCGGCCGCCGTGCTGCTGCCCGGCGCCGCTCCGCTCACCGCGTCGCGCCTGCTCGCCGATCGCCTGGCCGTGCCGCTGCTGGGCACGGAAGCCTCGCCGCTGGACCTGCTCGTCGAAGCCCGGCTGCTGCTCGCGGCACCCGAACTGGACCGCGCCGGCCTGCTGCTGGCCACCCACCGCGCGCTCGGCGACCGGCTGCGGCCGCCCGAAGAGGTCGTCGCGGTGCTGCGGCGGCTGCTACGGTCCCCGGTCGCGGTGCTGGACGACCGCGGGGCGCCGCTGGCCGGCGAAGTCACCGGGCGCGTCCGGCTCGACGAGCCGGTTCCGCAGCGCACCGAGCTCGACGACGGCGTGCTGGTGGCCCACCCCGTGCTGCTGCAGCGGCCGGCGCTGTGGCTGGCGGCCGAGCTGCGGGGGACCGAAGCCGCCCGCGCCGACGTCGTCCCGCCCGCGCTCGCGGTGGCCGCCGGCGTGCTCCAGCGCTGGCTGCTGGCCAACCGGCTGGAGCTGGAGCGGGACGCGCGGTCGCGCACGGCGTTGCTCGGCGACCTGCTGCGCCTGGACACCGAGCCCGGCGCGGACCTGCGCCGCCGGGTCGCGGACGCCGGGTGGCGGCTCGGCGGCTGGCACGTCGGGCTGCACATCGGCGTCCCCGCGGCGGTCGACACGGTGGCCCGCACCCAGGACGTGGTGCGGGCGCTGCGGGCGGAGGACGTCGAGGCGGTGGTCGTCGAGCACGACGACGGCTGGACCGGCTGGGTCACCTTCGACCACGAGCCGACCGCGGCCCGGGTGCGGTCGCTGGCGACCCGGCTGCAGGCCGCGCACCGGACGCTCCGCCTGGGCGCGCACATGGGCGTCGGCCGTCCGCACGCGCGCCCGGAAGGCCTCGCGGCGACGCTCGCGGAAGCCCGCGACGCGGCCCGGCTCGCCGCGACCCGGCCGGAAACCGGGCACTTCCTGCACGTCGACCAGCTCGGCATGGCCCAGCTGCTGCTCGAGTGGACCCGCACGGACACGTTCGAGCCGGCCGCGCGGGCGCTTATCGCCCCGCTGCTGGACGCCCCGGGCGACCTGGTCCGCACCCTGGCGGCCTACCTGGACGCGGAGTCGTCGCTCGCCGAGACGGCCACGGTGCTGGGCGTGCACCGCAACACCGTGGCCGCGCGGGTGGCGCGGATTTCGCAGCTGCTCGGCGTGGACCTGTCCCGCCCGGACGAGAGGCTGGCCCTGCACCTCGCGTCCCGGGCGGTGACGCTCGACTAG
- a CDS encoding WXG100 family type VII secretion target, whose protein sequence is MGDDYQGKDVSLHGSELFNSDNASAGAGFFEAAIGLDKAVKENDKVAIGIGSAGMALETIGLVLDPIGSLLTAGIGWLIEHITILRWPLDILMGDPIGIAAASEALTAEKKKLEEWSAQHQQALDTLLKEWSGNAADQFKKDMDAVTEQLGSLGWYLDQAGKNMKIAGGIVGAFRGILRDLIAMLLATIIKGALIAAALAPVTFGASIAIFIGTTIGTVATALGKIGAKLAQLAKKLGDLLQALTKMGKAGDDLAAVKPPSSSLTPTPTPKPDPTPAPKPDPKPEPKPSSATPEPKPEPKPEPKPDPKPEPKPEPAPSSATPEPKPEPKPDTTPEPKPEPKPETTPSSATPEPKPEPKPDTTPEPKPDPKPEPAPSSATPEPKPEPKPDTTPEPKPEPKPEPAPSSSSATPDPKPEPKPDTTPEPKPEPAPSSATPEPKPEPKPDTTPEPKPEPAPSSSTPDPTPTPDPKPHKPFTDQMTDVIKNKLSQVDGVTPEIMQKFDKISNFSVHELGKLFGKEGAEKFESAIKVMTDPWFGKSGLAGKTVVDMIKGVPASIGNVTGGGDDD, encoded by the coding sequence GTGGGCGACGACTACCAGGGCAAGGACGTCAGCCTCCACGGCTCCGAACTGTTCAACAGCGACAACGCGTCGGCCGGCGCGGGCTTCTTCGAAGCGGCGATCGGCCTCGACAAGGCCGTCAAGGAAAACGACAAGGTCGCGATCGGCATCGGCTCGGCGGGCATGGCGCTGGAGACGATCGGCCTCGTGCTCGACCCGATCGGCAGCCTGCTCACGGCCGGGATCGGCTGGCTCATCGAGCACATCACGATCCTGCGCTGGCCGCTGGACATCCTGATGGGCGACCCGATCGGCATCGCGGCGGCCAGTGAAGCGCTTACCGCGGAGAAGAAGAAGCTCGAGGAGTGGTCGGCGCAGCACCAGCAGGCGCTCGACACGCTGCTGAAGGAGTGGAGCGGCAACGCCGCGGACCAGTTCAAGAAGGACATGGACGCGGTCACCGAGCAGCTCGGTTCCCTCGGCTGGTACCTCGACCAGGCCGGCAAGAACATGAAGATCGCGGGCGGCATCGTCGGCGCCTTCCGCGGCATCCTCCGCGACCTGATCGCGATGCTCCTCGCGACGATCATCAAGGGCGCCCTGATCGCGGCGGCACTGGCCCCGGTGACGTTCGGCGCGTCGATCGCCATCTTCATCGGCACGACCATCGGCACGGTGGCCACGGCGCTCGGCAAGATCGGCGCGAAGCTGGCCCAGCTCGCCAAGAAGCTCGGCGACCTGCTGCAGGCGTTGACGAAGATGGGCAAGGCGGGCGACGACCTGGCGGCCGTCAAGCCCCCGTCGAGCAGCCTCACCCCGACGCCCACCCCGAAGCCGGACCCCACCCCGGCGCCGAAGCCGGACCCGAAGCCCGAGCCCAAGCCGTCTTCGGCGACGCCGGAGCCGAAACCGGAGCCCAAACCCGAGCCCAAGCCGGACCCCAAACCTGAGCCGAAGCCGGAACCCGCGCCGTCGTCGGCCACGCCGGAGCCCAAGCCCGAGCCCAAGCCGGACACCACACCGGAACCCAAGCCCGAGCCGAAGCCCGAGACCACACCGTCCTCGGCCACGCCGGAACCCAAGCCCGAGCCCAAGCCGGACACCACACCGGAACCGAAACCGGACCCGAAGCCCGAACCCGCGCCGTCGTCGGCCACACCGGAACCCAAGCCCGAGCCGAAGCCCGACACCACTCCCGAGCCCAAGCCCGAACCGAAACCGGAACCCGCGCCCTCGTCATCGTCGGCCACCCCGGACCCCAAGCCCGAACCCAAGCCGGACACCACCCCCGAGCCGAAGCCGGAACCCGCGCCGTCCTCGGCCACACCGGAACCCAAGCCCGAGCCGAAGCCCGACACCACTCCCGAGCCCAAGCCGGAACCCGCGCCCTCGTCGTCCACACCGGACCCGACTCCGACCCCGGATCCCAAGCCGCACAAGCCGTTCACCGATCAGATGACCGACGTCATCAAGAACAAGCTGTCCCAAGTGGACGGTGTGACGCCCGAGATCATGCAAAAGTTCGACAAGATCAGCAACTTCTCCGTGCACGAGCTGGGGAAGCTCTTCGGCAAGGAAGGCGCCGAAAAGTTCGAGTCGGCCATCAAGGTCATGACCGACCCGTGGTTCGGCAAGTCGGGCCTGGCGGGCAAGACCGTCGTCGACATGATCAAGGGCGTGCCGGCCAGCATCGGCAACGTCACCGGCGGCGGGGACGATGACTAG
- a CDS encoding YbaB/EbfC family nucleoid-associated protein has translation MQPNLGPGEDFQLLLERQVREMQSKAAALNEAISAAGATVRTRDGAVTVTLAPNGALTNLELGHRACELGPARLTKAIMGAVRDAQRQTARAVADSFATINGDGESTDMVRSFLPPDPPPDGDFAAPENAAEPERTPPPAPPRPAAPPAPPSAPRRRPPADDHLDDESNPW, from the coding sequence GTGCAACCGAACTTGGGGCCAGGTGAAGACTTCCAGCTGCTGCTCGAGCGGCAGGTCCGGGAAATGCAGTCGAAGGCCGCGGCGCTGAACGAAGCGATTTCCGCGGCCGGGGCCACGGTCCGCACCCGGGACGGCGCGGTCACCGTGACGCTCGCCCCGAACGGCGCCCTGACGAACCTCGAGCTCGGGCACCGCGCGTGCGAACTGGGCCCGGCGCGGCTGACGAAGGCGATCATGGGCGCGGTGCGCGACGCCCAGCGCCAGACCGCCCGCGCCGTCGCCGACTCCTTCGCCACCATCAACGGCGACGGCGAGTCGACCGACATGGTCCGGTCCTTCCTGCCGCCCGACCCGCCGCCGGACGGCGACTTCGCGGCGCCCGAGAACGCGGCCGAGCCCGAGCGGACCCCGCCGCCCGCGCCGCCGCGCCCGGCCGCCCCGCCCGCACCGCCGTCCGCCCCGCGTCGCCGTCCCCCGGCCGACGACCACCTCGACGACGAATCGAACCCCTGGTGA